GGGACTGATTACTCAGATCATTCcctataaatatttattaattgttTTACTGTTATTGGTGTAAGTTAGCGTATACTCTGGGATTAGTGTTCTCACATTATTAAAGACATTATATTTTTCAATCACTACCTAGTAGTGCGATTCTGGTGACAGTATTGTCAGAGATAGAATGACTTTATATCTAGTCATTCCTGACAATCATTGTTGATTACCTTAAATTATAAATCACAGAATAGAATTGATATTGTTCGAGTTTctttattaaatgaaatagaatTAAAGAAAAAGGGAAAGAAAGGAATAACATGCTATTGAATATCTAGTCAAATACTGATAGAGTGGAGACTTGAATGATTCTGTGAGAGATTAAATGTGTTGTAAATAAATAGTGTATCAGAAGAATTCCAGAATTATATGTATTGAACTTTATTACTGCCTTTGAGTTATTTCTTCAATTGAAAAAGTGAATGTTAAGATAAAATAGAAATCTTTTGACCTATGATTGAATGAGCTGACAGAAGACCTCATCGGTTGTTGGAGAGTAGTCTGTGACTACACTAAGAAGACGAACTTAAAATATTGACGAATAGCTGTGTGGGGACGGCGTTCGTTACACTATTATAGATACAAGCATTATACAGTACTGGTGAATGAGATATAGTGGCACAAGTTGAAGTGAACTACCCTTTATGGATACTAGAGATATATGCATATGCGTTTAATGGGTATGGATCGATAATTATCTCAAATAAAAAGATAAGAAAACAGGTTGTAAAAAACAATGCATGATTTTTTCTTCTATAATAGTCAAGATACGGCGGATATATATTGTCCGGTTTTGGTTTTATAATCTCAATTATGCGCACAACTGAATTTCCGGTTGTATTGCTAACTTCCGGTGAGTCGACGAACGGTGGTTGTCAGGAATGCTAGTCGTTTCGGTAACAAGTCGTTTCGGTATCAAGTCGTTTCGGTACATTCTCAAGATATTTCTGGACATTGATAGGACGTTTCGGTAGACTTCcaaaataatttatattctatcaaaattgtattaaTTGCAGTTCTGTCGTTTGGTGCAACATCTGTATGTTTCTTTACGATAGTTAGGGTTATGTCCCTTACTACGTTTTTTCTTCCGGGTTGTGATGGACTCTGCCACGTGCCACGGGTCAAGTCTGCGTAGTTTCACTGAATTGGATAATTCAATTTTATAGGCTAAAATGGTTTAGATATAAACATCCATTTggtaatatattcatttttttctctaggaaatatttctgtaatgtTACGAAAAGACTTTTGACCCGAAGCTGCATAAAACTACATGAGATTATTATGGAAAATCAGCACAAAACCGCAACGtacatgtaatgtttttattatcattaatataaatcaattaataataaaaacaagttACCacataaatgcatatatatatatatatatatatgacatgctGTTGAAAAGCATTCGCTACACAATAAattaacataatatacatgtatatctgtgtaCCCAGGACTCGGGACGTGGACCCTGCTTTTCTGAAGCCccatatgtttttgtttttgtttttgttttttttttaaagtacattATATCTACCATCATGATGTTATTTCAGCACTACAAACTATAAACGTATCTATAAACAAAACTACGACAGAACTACATAAGCGCtacataaatttacatttttttaaatacggaAACTGATACATGATTGGACCATCCTGAAAATATACATTCAAAGTGTTCATTCAGCACtacaaactatatacatatctataaacaaaatgttCTTCACTACATAGCACTACATCAgcactacacaacactacacagtaacactacagtTCATCTacataaacacaattttaatgCAACAAACGTCCTATCCTCCGCATCAGCTGGGAGGTTCAAACCTCACCATCTCTATAACGTCCCCACAATCGAAACACTTCCCTCTGGATGTCCCGTGTTTTCTTAAGCTGGTATCTTGCAACTTCGCTTGTTCTCTCATACCATCTTTGACTGAAGGGGGATCGCGGTGGCTTCCCTGAAGAGCTCCTGCAGCAATAGATAAAATGGAACGGGACCCCTGATGTTCACTCTGGAATTCAACCGGTTGTGCCACCCCTCTACGTCGTTGTTGGTTCGAATCGGCGACATGAAAATGGACCATGAGCTGACGGGGGAAATTCTGTAGAGAAACAAAGATTAAATTAGTAATACCACTAAATAATAACATTTGAAAGTCAAcacatttttaaattttactttatagttatgttatcatattgATTGCAAAGTTTACTTGTAAAGCAATGAAATTTATACATTTCGTTTTTCGAAGAAGTTAATAGCTGTTCCCTAATTTCAACATACCTGGAAATCCATATGGTCTGGATCCTTTGGTCGCATGGACCGACGCATTCTGTTGATGGACCTTACTATGTTGGCACTTTGGGTCGACTGTGTTCCGGCTGAGCTGTGTCGGCAAGGTCCTGGACGATGTCGGAAGCAATCCTGGGCGCGGATACAGTGAACACGTTCTCCTTGGCCTGGGAAAGCGCCTggaattaatgaaataattatattaaaatagGTCTATAAACAATAATCTCATTTCGTTACAAAATTTGAAGATGGGTTTTCCCAAGTGTAAAACATGGATGAAATAGTAACTTTTagattttgatgatatttgtaaaacatgTATTATTAGATAATGTCGTCATaagaatatatacaaaatggtTTATATAAGGTATTTATATCATCAATCATTATGATAGACTTACCTCTGCACGGATTTTGACTGTGGTCAATATACCCGGTTGTCCAGGATGAAGATGCTGTTTCTTCCCCTCAGTGTTCCCTGTCTGTATGGTCGTAGCAGGACAATTCAGCGCCTTGCCTCTCTTAATGCATCTCCAAAACACCCtagtgtcggtacaccttaacttCTTACCATTTGAACTAGTTATTTTAGAGTATTTCTTTCTTAtgattctttcttttttaatgcTAACGCTAACGGGTTGAAATAAATGTACTTATTTTGCCCTCGTTCTTTTCCGTAATAAAGCAGTAGCAATAACATggagtatatatgtattgttaagaGTATATTCCTGTagtaattttctttctttctttttaatttgaaataatgacTTATCTTATTCTCGTTATTTTGTGCAGTATTATTATAGCGATATTTAGAGGTATTGCTTACCAAGACAGTGTAGCTAGAGCCATTGCTATAAACTAGCTTTCGATTTCCACGCTTGGAACCTTGGCTGACCTCCTGGTAAGATGTTGGCAGATCTTCCGATTCCACATCATCAAGAGTTGAAGTCTCAAGTGGCAAGGATTCCTCATGTGTCGCTTCGGTAACCTGGAATGGCGTTGAGATGTTGAAGGATTCATCTGCTGGCTCCTCTGGATCTGGACGATTGCAGAGTGTACACGACCAGTCAAGCTGCATTAAACCCTTCACCATGTTCCTGTAGTCATTCCTCGTTACGCCTAAAATATAAACGCAATTCTATACCTATAACATTTACTATTTTAccgtaaactacatgtatatcattttttctattacTATCTTAccataacaacatatattttCTCTATCTTTTCGTAATTCTATACCTATAACATcacctgccctgcaggtagggcgtaagaattgtacctgctgcccccattgcatgatcgtaagaggcgactaaatttgggatcttatcttttctcttctttctgatcaactttcttcttcctaatgtctcccttgacaatgcctcacttttggcctttagttgagcgttcgcccctgtgaggaaggctttgggttctgtcccctggccgagacataccagagtctttaaaaaatggtagttgctactcctgcttagcgctcagcatatttggagtggaacgactggttcgcccgttgtcagtataatgtgaccgggtggggtgtgctgctgggtgtcttcggcagtatgcttcagtgaggtagcactataaatcggcaaaagttccggcctatcacaaggagactcaacacgaacataccgcagcctcccaaaacacacatacgcactcaccacacgcatacatgtcgcacgcacgggaggccgtccttaaatgaccttagctgttaataggacgttaaacaaattaactaAACTAATCATCAAAATCTTGATTTGAGAAGTTCGCAGCAGGATAACTCCCCAGCCAACACATGTGTCCTTCTTTACTTGTATTAGGGACCAgccaaccaattgtttttccatagactttagtgttaacgttttggagtatttcattcaaattcttgaattcaatatgacaattatggtttataacaaaagtttagggtctaatataacacctaataaaaaaaaagtttgggtccttcagctcaaattttttcagggtagccattttgaaaatgcgTGAATTTCGCAGTGAAAATTcacaaaaatctgaaatgtttacctgttaattattattacctgaacttttggggaaaaaaatccaTTGGACTTACAAAATTCATATCAACATTtgttattgatagttacctatcaggctacatatctattttcttacttcataacatactggccaatcagtggctggctggctgccagacattttttCGTTGGCTCAACtttttctatacacaggggatgtttcaaaaatctattttttcaattggttggttgttccctattaAAGGAGACACATTGTGAAGCAGCTCTTTAATTTTTTATTGCTCATTCTTTAAAAATTTTCTGCAACTTTCATCATCTTCATGTGATAATTTTCTCATGAAAGTATGATGGGCACCATGTTGTTCTCTCCTCTGGCTCCAGGAATGTACCCAAAACTGTCATCTCTTCCTTTTGATGTAGTAGGTCACGACATGACGGTTTACATCCCAATAACTCTATCTAAGCTTGGCCGTGAGAGATCAGACAACCATTTTCTTTCCTTTGCAAACTTTTACTAACTTATTTACAGGAGAGTTCCGCAAAGGGAGACATGTTCACATGTGCatggttataataatatatataccatatatataacacagtagtaaTAATATATTATAGGATCAGTACTAATTCGCTGACATCTATTTTGTTAATACTTGGCGGAAATAGCTGTCGGAGGTGAATATATATTAGAATGCACATATGGGTTTGCAAGCCATATATACAGGATTACGGCATGTGGTATGTGCATATCTGTTATCACAAGATGTGGAAAAAAAACACTGTGCCTATATACATACCTACGTATCATAACAGTAATCTGATATAGAAGATTATACATGAATGCATGTGCCAATCTCTCGCAACAAGGTAATTGTATCCCTAgatgcttgtttgtttgtttgtttgtttttgtttaacgtcctattaacagccaaggtcatttaaggacgtgccaggttttggaggtggaggaaagccggagtacccggagaaaaaaccccggcctacggtcagtacctggcaactgccccacgtaggttttgaactcgcaacccagaggtggagggctagtgataaagtgtcgggacaccttaaccactcggccaccgcgacccctaTATCCCTAGATGCAGTAGACattttactgacaacaaatatttaaaactttTGGCGATTTAAACTCTGTCAGATATAAAGAGGATATCTAAAAGTGTcttcaaaaataccaaatttatTTCACGAGTGAGGCTTatgttttggattttttttcacgagtgcgcagcacaagtgaaaatatcaaaatattagccatgCACGCGACTGaaagatattttgtataactgaagatactgttagatatcctgtttattttatcacattttaaaacaaaattcacCGGGACAGCTTTTAATGTTTATAAgctgtgttttgattggtcaattcaGAAAatagtgatatttttcacaaaaatatccgaaaaagtgatatttttcacaattaAATATCACTTTATAGAATGAagaattttcgatatttcactggtaaaaatgtgataaacacaGATATTACACtgtcaaatttatattttatttataatatgtCGACACTTTACTCTGTCTATTATAATCATGTCTTAATCCTTTCTTAACAGCAACATGATTATATGACATGCAAAATattctgaaaatatttcattttatactaTATTAACTCATAACTCAAACAGTATTTTGAAAGACGCATACATTACTATAGCTTATTTATCCCTCAAGAGCCTCATGTTCATTCATCATTTTAGGAAATAAAATAACCACCTTCAGATGATTCGTCGTAACACTGTATGTGAGAATGTGTTTTGAAAACGTTAAAAGGAAGCCCACCAGCAGCTTTGAATTTCGAAATAAGAAGTCCCAACGCCCGACTAGCCGACTGGGCTACACATTTTGCATTTACGCTATAATCCAAAGTTTCTGTTAACACCAATCCTAGATAGCTATATCTGTCACATATAACGATGTCAAGCTCACCACACTTAAAAGCGTATGTTAAACGCGCTGTGCCCACACTACGGAAATGAACAACTTTAGTTTTACTTCCGTTATCTACCATTCTGTTATGAAGGCACCAATCGGACAATAGTCTTAATAAAAAACTGTAAGTCTTCCTCATTCTCCGCGATGAGTACTAAATCGTCCGCATAATGTAGACTGACGATGGACTCTTCATCCGTTACAACACCCTTTCCGGTTTCTGTAAGTTTATTAGCTAGGTCGTTAATAAACACATTAAACAAAATCGGCGACAATAAACACCCTTGTTTTAGACCGGATTGAACACTGAACCAGTCAGTAGTATGTGAAAAAtacggaagccgaataggaccaatgaaaaaaataaactttgttggtatcattaaaaaataaataaaaattctcgtatatacgagttcctttctcgtatatacgagataatttctcgtatatacgagtttctttctcgtatatacgagattatttctcgtatatatgagtttatttctcgtatatacgagtttctttctcgtatattcgagattatttctcgtatatacgagattatttctcgtaataacgagattatttctcgtatatacgagtttctttctcgtatatacgagtttctttctcgtatattcgagattatttctcgtatatacgagattatttctcgtaataacgagattatttctcgtatatacgagtttatttctcgtatatacgagtttctttctcgtatatacgagtttctttctcgtatatacgagattatttccacttggccgagtggttaaggtgtccgacactttaacgctagccctccacctctgggttgcgagttcgaaacctacgtggggcagttgccaggtactgactgtaggccggtggtttttcttagggtactccggctttcctccacctcgaaaacctggcacgtccttaaatgaccctggctgttaataggacgttaaacaaaaacaaacaaactctgATTCCTTTAAacatgtgacgtcacaggtcataGGTTACCGAAAGGAGGTCAACGACTTagggcttcaggtgtgttttcgagaaaaatcgcaataaCTTTAAAACTTAAGTCGTCATAAAAGTCgcactttcagcatttttagtttcatcctaaattaTAAGCTAAATATAGCAaatcgttccgggtacactAGCTTATTATGACGTACAACCTACTTAAAAGTAGTCTTCGCAACTTTTATATATCACACTAGCGACTTAAGTGAAGCTTCTATATCATGATATCGTTTTCATTATATCAGTTAAGTTGTTATGTGacttaatttatgtaaatttggTGATAACCGAATTTCCATATCGCGATAACGAGAAAAAAGAACTCGCAAGTTAGATAGTTCAAACCAGAAAGAATCCCGTATGTACGAGAAATacactcgtatatacgagaaataaactcgtatatacgagaaataatctcgtatatacttagtacgagaaataatctcgtatatacgagaaagaaactcgtatatacgagaaataatctcgtatatacgggaaagaaactcgtatatacgagaaagaaactcgtatatacgagaaataatctcgtatatacgagaaagaaactcgtatatacttagtacgagaaataatctcgtatatacgagaaagaaactcgtatatacgatttttttttttaatttttaatgataccaactaagttattttttttcattggtcctattcggcttccgtaGATCTATCTATACGATCGTAGGCTTTTTGGAAGTCGACGAAGGCTACATAAGTGGATTGTTTCGTTTTGATACGCGATTCCAGTGTCCCTGTAATTGTCAACAAGTGGTCAGTAGTACTCCTTCCTTTACGAAAACCGTTTTGAACGTCactgatgacgtcatttgaTTCTAGCCATTTGACCAGCCTTTGATTAAGAATCCAGCAATAGAGCTTGTATGTAATCGTAATTTCATAATGTACACCGCAGTCCTACAACTTATCAAGTCAAGACAGTCTGATTTTAAAAGTACTCTTCTCATGGCTTATATTAAAGACCTGTTTAATGTCATGACGGACATATTTGTAAGATATCAGGACATGGTACTCGGGTTGACATGAGTCATCGAAATGAGGTGCAGCGTCTCgttttaaagaggcttacccgcagacggaccggtaaacggcacatctccgatcactaaataaacttcagtacacgtttctatgtgacaaaattagaggctttccgactttatttcttgaaaacaattacagaatatgtatttaaaagacgttttaaaactcaacctgagagggaaatgtatggaatataacggcaaatcttctttgtaaatcgccgctgcctttgaagttatcactgtgcggcactgtgcacgtgcttgtttctttgatgtgtcaatcaaattagactccactttatagcggggacttattgcgggttgcgattaaataaataatattaaacaaataaggttttaatatcacttttcagcgttttataaggaaaataaaatgaaaaactcaacaattccaacaatctgtcatgtgtaaaaaatctttttttattagccaatttttctgatctctctgcgggcaagcctctttaagagTCCAGGGTCTTGATAATATCAGTACCAAATTACAAACTGATTTGAATATTTACTTAAAGCTTTTTATTATGCTGTACGCTGATGCTACCTTAATTCTATCAGACTGTCCAAACGATTTGCAACTGCAATTGAatgtttttaatgaatattgtaaacaatggAAACTGAAAGTTAACATAGAAAAAACTAAATGTATGGTCTTTAGTAAAGGACGCAGATGTAATAGAGTTGAATTTCTACTCAATAATGAGAGGATAGAGTGTGTGGATAGTTTTACTTACTTAGGCACGGATTTCAGTCGCACTGGTTCTTTTAACGAagcaaaaaaatacaacattaaaaAAGCCACTATAGCCATGTACGATGTTATTAAGAAAGGTAGACAACACAATTTATCAGTCCATTGTATATATGATCTATTTGACAAGATTGTTAAACCAGTTCTATTATATGGTTGTGAAGTCTGGGGTTTTACTAATCTTCAATCAATTGAACGTGTACATTTaaaaatttgtaaattattactTGGATTAAAAAACAGTACTCCAAATTACATGATATATGGGGAGTTAGGTATTACCCCACTTGCAATATCAGCTAAAACAAGATTAATATCATATTGGTCACAGTTGACACATTCTAAAGatagtaaatataatataactttataCAAACTCCTTTGTTACTGTCATCATACTGAAAATAGGCCTGTTACATATGTCAGTTTTGTTAAATCTATACTTAACGAATGTGGAATGAGCTATTTATGGAATAACCAGTTTACATCCGAATGTAATCCTGTACGGATTAGACATGTTATTAAGCTAAGACTAAATGACCAGTACTTACAGAACTGTGAGAGTGATGTTAATAACTC
This genomic stretch from Pecten maximus chromosome 13, xPecMax1.1, whole genome shotgun sequence harbors:
- the LOC117340742 gene encoding uncharacterized protein LOC117340742, which encodes MVKGLMQLDWSCTLCNRPDPEEPADESFNISTPFQVTEATHEESLPLETSTLDDVESEDLPTSYQEVSQGSKRGNRKLVYSNGSSYTVLKLRCTDTRVFWRCIKRGKALNCPATTIQTGNTEGKKQHLHPGQPGILTTVKIRAEALSQAKENVFTVSAPRIASDIVQDLADTAQPEHSRPKVPT